The Anopheles coluzzii chromosome 2, AcolN3, whole genome shotgun sequence genome window below encodes:
- the LOC120948361 gene encoding EGFR adapter protein-like: protein MNCTAINSNQIETTPNNLPRLMGGMGTATPLSTSHTPTSRTAKATICSGPGGTGGSVGTTVFFHRTTNNLLDVPRTANSSEEENSPTELNTCRKLTEKPPLVKRLTMGILRTAEDSRPLVHSSSSPSSSSSSSQTISDGYVNEGICADTAETTLSTTVFTTCSSNSNKLSGSATSATITTTPTMAAGSSTIRSPLTPGTSLGAAGTSILFDAGGPRYNHTATTLLYPPAVPLRNDSLSLKEQHELKGAPWFQAGIPREISLEVLSRQNPGAFLVRQSTTKPGCFALSLRVPPPAPKVAHYLILRTIRGYKIKGFTKEFTSLRALITHHSVMPELLPVPLALPRPPQIVHRQEDPETYGSLNDFQNMITE from the exons ATGAACTGCACCGCCATCAATAGCAACCAGATCGAAACGACACCAAACAACCTGCCCCGGCTGATGGGGGGCATGGGCACGGCGACACCTCTGTCCACCAGCCACACACCAACCAGCCGCACGGCCAAAGCGACCATCTGCAGCGGCCCGGGCGGTACGGGCGGTAGCGTAGGGACGACCGTGTTCTTCCACCGCACCACCAACAACCTGCTGGATGTGCCGCGCACCGCCAACAGCTCCGAGGAGGAAAACTCACCGACGGAATTGAACACCTGCCGCAAGCTGACCGAAAAGCCCCCGCTG GTGAAACGACTAACGATGGGTATCCTTAGGACGGCCGAAGATAGCCGACCGCTCGTGCACAGTTCGTCCTCGCCGTCGAGCTCGTCCAGCTCCTCCCAGACGATCTCGGACGGGTACGTGAACGAGGGCATCTGTGCCGACACGGCCGAGACGACGCTCTCGACGACAGTGTTCACcacctgcagcagcaacagcaacaaactgTCCGGCTCGGCAACATcggccaccatcaccaccactccGACGATGGccgccggcagcagcacaatCCGAAGTCCGCTCACGCCGGGAACGTCGCTGGGTGCGGCGGGAACCAGCATACTGTTCGATGCCGGTGGCCCCCGCTACAATCATACGGCGACCACCCTGCTCTACCCACCGGCCGTTCCGCTGCGCAACGATAGTCTCAGCCTGAAGGAACAGCACGAGCTGAAAGGGGCGCCCTGGTTCCAGGCGGGCATACCGCGCGAAATTTCGCTCGAGGTGCTTTCGCGCCAAAACCCGGGCGCATTCCTGGTGCGCCAAAGCACAACCAAACCGGGCTGCTTCGCGCTGTCGCTACGTGTACCGCCGCCGGCCCCGAAAGTGGCCCACTATCTAATACTAAGAACGATACGGGGGTATAAAATTAAG ggttttacgaAAGAGTTTACATCCCTGAGGGCACTGATAACGCATCATTCGGTGATGCCGGAGCTGCTGCCCGTACCGCTAGCACTGCCGCGACCGCCCCAGATCGTGCACCGGCAGGAAGACCCAGAGACGTACGGTTCGCTGAACGACTTTCAGAACATGATTACCGAGTAA
- the LOC120948362 gene encoding terpene synthase, producing the protein MNMHELYEIIEKCHDKSSQKEQDETLLQPFSYIQQIPGKQVRSKLALAINHWLHIPNDKLAAISEIVQMLHNSSLLIDDIEDNSILRRGIPVAHKIYGVASTINAANYVLFLALEKVQQLGHPDATRVYTEQLLELHRGQGMEIYWRDNYACPTETEYKQMTIRKTGGLFMLAIRLMQLFSENRKDFTKLTAILGLYFQIRDDYCNLSMKEYSENKSYCEDLTEGKFSFPVIHAIQTQKYDKQVLHILRQRTRDVEVKRYCITLLEKLGSFQYTRDVLESLDKEARKEVESLGPNPIMEALLNDLLSWKQVSDGMTVDDDTTPP; encoded by the exons ATGAATATGCATGAATTGTATGAAATTATAGAAAAGTGTCACGACAAGTCATCCCAGAAGGAACAGGATGAG acGCTGCTGCAACCATTTTCGTACATCCAGCAAATTCCCGGAAAGCAGGTCCGGTCGAAGCTAGCGCTAGCGATAAACCATTGGCTACACATTCCGAACGACAAGCTGGCGGCGATAAGTGAGATTGTCCAAATGCTGCACAATTCCAGCTTGCT CATCGACGATATCGAAGACAATTCTATCCTTCGCAGAGGCATCCCGGTGGCGCACAAAATCTACGGCGTGGCGAGCACGATCAATGCGGCCAACTATGTGCTATTTTTAGCGCTGGAAAAGGTCCAGCAGCTCGGCCATCCGGATGCGACGCGGGTGTACACGGAgcagctgctggagctgcACCGTGGCCAGGGTATGGAGATCTACTGGCGCGACAACTACGCCTGCCCGACCGAGACGGAGTACAAGCAGATGACGATACGGAAAACGGGCGGCCTGTTCATGCTGGCGATCCGGCTGATGCAGCTGTTTAGCGAGAATCGCAAAGATTTCACCAAGCTGACCGCGATCCTGGGGCTGTACTTCCAGATACGGGACGACTACTGCAACCTGAGCATGAAGGAGTACTCGGAAAACAAGAGCTACTGCGAGGATCTGACCGAGGGCAAGTTTAGCTTTCCGGTCATACACGCGATACAGACGCAAAAGTACGACAAGCAGGTTTTAC ACATTCTACGCCAACGGACGCGCGATGTCGAGGTCAAGCGGTACTGCATAACGTTGCTGGAAAAGTTGGGCAGCTTTCAGTACACACGTGACGTGCTAGAGTCACTCGACAAGGAAGCACGAAAGGag GTGGAAAGTCTTGGACCGAATCCAATTATGGAAGCGTTGCTGAACGATTTGCTCAGCTGGAAGCAAGTTTCCGACGGTATGACGGTAGATGACGACACGACGCCACCATAA